Proteins found in one Anopheles aquasalis chromosome 3, idAnoAquaMG_Q_19, whole genome shotgun sequence genomic segment:
- the LOC126575372 gene encoding SAC3 domain-containing protein 1 isoform X2 — protein sequence MVHFFEMDPDAGRPGVPDRYRMVKEFTRSAAGMRQPKPSEIRTPKTLRSTVHYLLTFVLPDDRRPYHQRYEFIFDRLRAVRQEMVIQNLPVDEVLPILEPIVRFLCYSAYRLCESPVSEYDPKICGQHLQECLKKVLRCYEEESCSSSRSNRVEMERLYLSFNIGNQEATQWAIDRYGGIDPALTLHLAAQLDCLRGNYYAAMQRIARFAPLEAAIASLQLPVFRRKLLQQFSIAYQSRLLTVPLEWLQSLLCYEGRERTHLEDDCRYYNLVPIVVAANGKPPDSWEEEPQEPARRAVKFEKQKFDAQRSVIQPRRLPSIDRQLDGCENLSAFLLNSV from the exons ATGGTCCACTTTTTCGAGATGGATCCCGATGCCGGGCGTCCCGGGGTCCCCGATCGGTATCGCATGGTGAAGGAGTTTACCCGGTCGGCGGCCGGTATGCGGCAACCCAAACCATCGGAAATCCGTACACCGAAAACGCTGCGCTCGACCGTCCACTACTTGTTGACTTT TGTGCTTCCAGATGATCGCCGTCCGTACCACCAACGCTATGAATTCATCTTCGATCGCCTGCGGGCCGTTCGGCAGGAGATGGTGATACAGAACCTGCCGGTCGATGAAGTGTTGCCCATTCTCGAACCCATCGTTCGCTTTCTGTGCTACAGTGCCTACCGGCTCTGTGAATCTCCCGTCAGTGAGTACGATCCGAAAATTTGTGGCCAACATTTGCAGGAATGCTTAAAGAAGGTGCTACGCTGCTACGAAGAAGAGAGCTGCAGTAGCAGTCGCTCCAATCGCGTCGAAATGGAACGCCTCTATTTGTCCTTCAACATTGGCAACCAAGAGGCAACGCAGTGGGCCATCGATCGGTACGGTGGGATTGATCCAGCGCTCACGCTCCACCTTGCAGCTCAGCTAGACTGCCTTCGGGGGAACTATTACGCCGCTATGCAACGGATTGCACGCTTCGCTCCACTCGAGGCGGCCATCGCATCGCTGCAGTTGCCCGTCTTTCGGAGGAAGCTTCTACAGCAGTTCTCGATCGCGTATCAAAGTCGCCTGCTAACCGTGCCACTCGAGTGGCTCCAGAGCCTGCTGTGTTATGAAGGGCGCGAGCGCACCCATCTCGAAGACGACTGTCGATATTACAATCTAGTACCCATTGTCGTTGCTGCCAACGGAAAACCACCGGACAGTTGGGAAGAGGAGCCTCAGGAGCCGGCTCGCAGGGCAGTGAAATTCGAGAAGCAAAAGTTCGACGCTCAACGATCCGTG ATCCAACCGCGGAGGTTGCCTTCCATAGACCGGCAGCTGGACGGTTGTGAAAATCTATCGGCGTTTCTGCTAAACAGTGTGTGA
- the LOC126575372 gene encoding SAC3 domain-containing protein 1 isoform X1 — translation MEQFTKGTCEDMCPKSEIDLRIRERMVHFFEMDPDAGRPGVPDRYRMVKEFTRSAAGMRQPKPSEIRTPKTLRSTVHYLLTFVLPDDRRPYHQRYEFIFDRLRAVRQEMVIQNLPVDEVLPILEPIVRFLCYSAYRLCESPVSEYDPKICGQHLQECLKKVLRCYEEESCSSSRSNRVEMERLYLSFNIGNQEATQWAIDRYGGIDPALTLHLAAQLDCLRGNYYAAMQRIARFAPLEAAIASLQLPVFRRKLLQQFSIAYQSRLLTVPLEWLQSLLCYEGRERTHLEDDCRYYNLVPIVVAANGKPPDSWEEEPQEPARRAVKFEKQKFDAQRSVIQPRRLPSIDRQLDGCENLSAFLLNSV, via the exons ATGGAGCAATTTACGAAAGGAACTTGCGAGGATATGTGCCCCAAATCGGAGATAGACTT ACGAATCCGAGAACGGATGGTCCACTTTTTCGAGATGGATCCCGATGCCGGGCGTCCCGGGGTCCCCGATCGGTATCGCATGGTGAAGGAGTTTACCCGGTCGGCGGCCGGTATGCGGCAACCCAAACCATCGGAAATCCGTACACCGAAAACGCTGCGCTCGACCGTCCACTACTTGTTGACTTT TGTGCTTCCAGATGATCGCCGTCCGTACCACCAACGCTATGAATTCATCTTCGATCGCCTGCGGGCCGTTCGGCAGGAGATGGTGATACAGAACCTGCCGGTCGATGAAGTGTTGCCCATTCTCGAACCCATCGTTCGCTTTCTGTGCTACAGTGCCTACCGGCTCTGTGAATCTCCCGTCAGTGAGTACGATCCGAAAATTTGTGGCCAACATTTGCAGGAATGCTTAAAGAAGGTGCTACGCTGCTACGAAGAAGAGAGCTGCAGTAGCAGTCGCTCCAATCGCGTCGAAATGGAACGCCTCTATTTGTCCTTCAACATTGGCAACCAAGAGGCAACGCAGTGGGCCATCGATCGGTACGGTGGGATTGATCCAGCGCTCACGCTCCACCTTGCAGCTCAGCTAGACTGCCTTCGGGGGAACTATTACGCCGCTATGCAACGGATTGCACGCTTCGCTCCACTCGAGGCGGCCATCGCATCGCTGCAGTTGCCCGTCTTTCGGAGGAAGCTTCTACAGCAGTTCTCGATCGCGTATCAAAGTCGCCTGCTAACCGTGCCACTCGAGTGGCTCCAGAGCCTGCTGTGTTATGAAGGGCGCGAGCGCACCCATCTCGAAGACGACTGTCGATATTACAATCTAGTACCCATTGTCGTTGCTGCCAACGGAAAACCACCGGACAGTTGGGAAGAGGAGCCTCAGGAGCCGGCTCGCAGGGCAGTGAAATTCGAGAAGCAAAAGTTCGACGCTCAACGATCCGTG ATCCAACCGCGGAGGTTGCCTTCCATAGACCGGCAGCTGGACGGTTGTGAAAATCTATCGGCGTTTCTGCTAAACAGTGTGTGA
- the LOC126579173 gene encoding activated Cdc42 kinase-like, whose product MEPKVPDLYEFLAEAELQQYYNSLKNELKITNVTHLKYATDEDLRQVSGLSRPEIRRLRKFYEKYYPHGYLNKIRRLLQPPRKDEPCAGSPTASCVEPIKACPSPSKIPNNKHIIPPDAICVNKQLGTGEFGIVQQGVWTNGSERIQVAIKCLCRERMQSNPMEFLKEAAMMHSIEHENIVRLYGVVLDTESLMLVTELAHLRSLLECLKDPGLRVSFLTVPTLCEFAQQICNGMMYLETKRFIHRDLAARNILVFSKNKVKISDFGLSRALGVGKDYYQTNFNVNLKLPIAWCAPECINFLRFTHASDVWAYGVCLWEIFSYGFQPWAALTGHQILEAIDEPHYQRLEKPECCPKEYYSLMLKCWQHDATKRPRFNEIFQLLPDMKPEQLKTIVAQSESKKDYLMYRQGEIITVLEKCNSSPYWKGVLNSGKTGLFNPAFTVAYLDSLPSSVNRDSFSRTAERSSKRKIRTDMISGPQNDLKHTGHVGIDGVSFGDVAFLASPQNLPRQIVTPYKPSEDLEQTPLLLPPTPTSPDSIQTASGYFSETLQLTGHPSFINAGENHHRSNILDHNGTGPTGTNVVDGLPSVSAFDFRNSGFKDSNPFINVDAENGDLVGGGAAAATTSYNSTMGASGAAKSDGQSQHEYHEISDDDMATDKVFDQGPSLMDEMEHVFKSMSTISEQDGGQHPLGSPDGAENTNIRNELAELSSKLCRKNSSSTTTSSSTLGNSKAAGKSKSKKTSTVKPISVKDEKLLNQVIEMANEISAKSMTDLVSDSNQQTSSPKRKFSFRFPHIHNVVGGGGGGDGSGLRGSGTSNGGGGAHAGTHLQSHTSGLGSLHGGTGGGSSLHSMSRSLLQDKDHGSAQSSSSSSSAMMGQHHALSGNATLGGAYREKRNFSQEVNNVPDLQRYRSLTGIDESYPNSDIRIPLFDKESSDFCFKKSRELLSKHPFGSHLLSSGSAGDGSSPLGHTKGSPDVSSPGAGLVVIGNERRHRTLDKRTRDLIGENLLDIEKTLNALNLDFLQTYHELEKADSAETLFAECYSSMLGTSSASSTVSARQYQKSPPPAGGLIRNASIDSNSRISGALSEKGSGSGGSGSLTGKSPPKLAMGSRYGELNGSGLPSPKGLQQDGSHGGKYGIRDFKFRSFDARSKERSDYYNFKNEYLSELTRKQQNQVLQRQLGIATDSKQQQQQQTINQLYQIYSTPMQGRKFEDIGGIVPTTPSSAVRQRSLSFTENYELKPDVGLRVEQQQQQQQQQQQKQQQSHLMSAAGSTRNVITYKPKSIRARNLRRLSYNPINMVDSSSSSSESELDRQLAHSECDIRSRLHNSTNTTRRRRQYMNRKSNSNSASSQDKLYGSNASIKSAPQYNYHSDRRQYFNHYPAGPFHYTDDYAAIGDNDDDPESIYDFGLRQLAPSLGKKSSSTSTGVEATGVGAAIPPVPSSAPAQLTSGVGTPHAVSKYGAASSKESVAFSNKMLERDYLYSEFDVSKLTGKSPTTQSYFPASSNVAPQPTSQSTIVGTGTTTQPAGKTAAAVQMKKPQPQPAFQWPEKIHGALVKHNDMLWRQQSAAREQQPSVAAPQSTVGYGGATANERHFSSDTSSTETDSIDFRRTDCLPLMPPSPAPTITEEARIAYKSLVENPGSTTSGIVHIASSSGPSSASAGVGGFSSSTLPRAKLTNSLSFASASFRFKDIDCCSPPTEQAPKSPEIDLLDVTTDPDFEGTTTNPLRMLRSKQFPIMTRSMTTKGKLAMGQTEHQQHHSMAEEQQGGKADSPSYLTSPEYTYNNALVVPVGSEQQNVGKPSPIAMFVTPGESTSATEAGGNHNPIPLPPRDRNKTIPVNQKRHVRKYPLIIPATGVQRTLNRVTQTTPVDEKPSDDSHGRSPFLPSSSTGPSETNLIGGEAIIAERHQQQQQQQRAQDDDDDQATTSNLDVALHKSLESMKLTELNKDAGSEALTTSSTGPGTTDIVPKQHGASFAREFLENNFPNVTELDVEFKSRAYQAATTRGTTSPVGPPPTPATTTTTLPATIPAESAILTRRRTASDASGSHPRRQPPPPPPPPPLTSPPILLAPRDPTYENLDIFQTHSRHCVDTASLHCESILENDAEAFQPAVPMASIDTVDGFEVASLLFDSIQPHQPSQQPQQQQPSNSLDRSKPPAGGVTPVTETVEPTVAVKPHHTADGELIKSINFVSCEDLLEFAEKPKGRARGLESDEVRIMSKVLGKKPSPEQCLLTLEFIDWDIHKAIKLCKLQAILESYNLSLPECREALQTYDWDLHTTALKLKGGGK is encoded by the exons ATGG AACCAAAAGTGCCGGATTTGTACGAGTTCTTGGCGGAAGCCGAACTGCAGCAGTACTACAACTCGCTCAA AAATGAACTGAAAATCACGAACGTAACCCATCTGAAGTACGCGACGGATGAGGATCTACGGCAGGTCAGTGGACTGTCTCGCCCGGAAATCCGGCGGCTGCGCAAGTTCTACGAAAAGTATTACCCGCACGGGTATCTGAACAAGATCCGTCGTCTGCTGCAGCCACCACGCAAGGATGAACCGTGTGCCGGCAGTCCGACGGCGTCGTGTGTCGAGCCGATCAAAGCGTGCCCGTCACCGAGCAAGATACCGAACAACAAGCATATCATCCCGCCGGATGCAATCTGCGTGAACAAGCAGCTCGGTACGGGCGAGTTCGGTATCGTGCAGCAGGGCGTCTGGACGAACGGGTCCGAGCGGATACAGGTGGCGATCAAGTGCCTGTGCCGGGAGCGCATGCAGTCCAACCCGATGGAGTTCCTCAAGGAAGCGGCCATGATGCACTCGATCGAGCACGAAAACATCGTCCGCCTGTACGGGGTGGTGCTCGACACGGAATCGCTCATGCTGGTCACCGAGCTGGCCCATCTGCGTTCGCTGCTCGAGTGCCTGAAGGATCCGGGATTGCGCGTCAGCTTCCTGACCGTGCCAACGTTGTGCGAGTTTGCGCAACAAATCTGCAACGGCATGATGTACCTCGAGACGAAGCGGTTCATCCACCGGGATCTGGCCGCACGCAACATTCTCGTGTTCAGCAAGAACAAGGTGAAAATCTCGGACTTTGGACTATCGCGAGCCCTCGGCGTTGGCAAGGATTACTACCAGACCAACTTCAACGTGAATCTCAAGCTTCCCATTGCCTGGTGCGCACCGGAGTGCATCAACTTCCTGCGCTTTACGCACGCTTCGGACGTGTGGGCGtacggtgtgtgtctgtgggagATCTTCTCGTACGGCTTTCAACCGTGGGCCGCGTTAACCGGACACCAGATCCTGGAGGCGATCGATGAGCCCCACTATCAGCGGCTCGAGAAACCGGAATGCTGCCCGAAGGAGTACTACTCGCTGATGCTCAAGTGCTGGCAGCACGATGCCACCAAGCGGCCCCGGTTCAACGAGATCTTTCAGCTGCTGCCCGATATGAAGCCGGAACAGCTCAAAACCATCGTCGCGCAGAGTGAATCAAAGAAGGACTATCTGATGTACCGGCAGGGTGAAATCATTACCGTGTTGGAGAAATGCAACAGCTCACCTTACTGGAAGGGTGTACTGAACTCGGGCAAAACGGGTCTCTTTAATCCGGCGTTTACGGTTGCCTATCTGGATAGCTTACCGTCGTCCGTTAACCGCGATTCGTTCTCGCGTACGGCGGAGCGATCCAGCAAGCGCAAGATACGCACCGACATGATCTCGGGACCGCAGAACGATCTGAAGCACACCGGGCACGTCGGTATCGATGGTGTGTCGTTCGGTGATGTGGCCTTCCTGGCCAGCCCACAGAAT CTTCCTCGCCAAATTGTCACACCGTACAAACCGTCGGAAGATCTGGAACAGACGCCACTACTgttgccaccgacaccgaccagcCCGGACTCGATACAGACGGCTAGTGGGTACTTTTCCGAGACGCTGCAACTCACGGGACACCCTTCGTTTATCAATGCCGGAGAAAACCATCATCGGTCGAACATACTGGACCATAATGGCACCGGTCCGACGGGTACGAATGTGGTCGACGGGTTGCCGTCCGTCAGTGCGTTCGATTTCCGGAACAGTGGCTTCAAGGACTCGAATCCGTTCATTAATGTCGATGCAGAGAATGGCGATCTTGTAGGTGGTggggcagcagcggcaacgacATCATACAATAGCACAATG GGAGCAAGCGGGGCAGCGAAATCCGATGGGCAGAGCCAGCACGAGTATCATGAAATATCCGATGATGATATGGCCACGGATAAGGTGTTCGATCAGGGTCCGTCGCTGATGGACGAGATGGAGCATGTGTTCAAATCAATGAGCACCATCTCGGAGCAGGATGGTGGTCAGCATCCACTCGGTTCCCCCGATGGCGCCGAAAACACCAACATACGCAATGAGCTGGCGGAGCTGTCGTCAAAGTTGTGTCGCAAGAACAGCTCCTCCACAACTACCAGCTCCAGTACGCTCGGTAATAGTAAGGCAG CTGgtaaatcaaaatcaaagaaaacgAGCACTGTTAAACCGATATCGGTGAAGGATGAGAAGCTGCTCAATCAAGTGATcgaaatggcaaacgaaatTAGTGCCAA ATCCATGACTGACCTGGTGAGTGATTCGAACCAGCAAACCTCAAGCCCGAAGCGCAAGTTCAGCTTCCGGTTTCCGCACATCCACAatgtggtcggtggtggcggtggtggtgatggtagtggttTGCGTGGTAGCGGCACTtcgaatggcggtggcggtgcgcaCGCTGGCACGCATCTTCAATCGCACACCTCAGGACTGGGGAGCTTAcacggtggaaccggtggcgGCAGTTCGTTGCATTCGATGAGCCGCTCACTGTTGCAGGATAAGGATCACGGTTCGGCACAATcctcctcgtcttcgtcgtcggccaTGATGGGCCAGCATCATGCGCTCAGTGGAAATGCAACGTTGGGCGGCGCCTATCGGGAGAAGCGCAACTTCTCGCAGGAAGTGAACAATGTGCCAGATCTGCAG CGCTATCGTTCGCTCACCGGAATTGATGAAAGCTATCCAAACAGCGACATTCGGATTCCGCTGTTCGATAAGGAGTCGTCAGATTTTTGCTTTAAAAAGTCTCGCGAATTGCTTAGCAAACATCCCTTCGGTAGCCATCTGCTGAGTAGCGGTAGTGCCGGCGATGGTAGTAGTCCCCTCGGACACACAAAGGGATCTCCCGATGTGTCATCACCAGGGGCAGGGCTGGTAGTCATCGGTAACGAGCGCCGTCATCGCACGTTAGATAAGCGGACGCGTGATTTGATCGGGGAAAACCTTCTCGATATCGAGAAGACGCTCAATGCTTTGAATCTCGATTTTCTGCAAACGTACCACGAGCTCGAGAAGGCCGATTCAGCCGAAACGCTGTTCGCCGAGTGCTACTCGTCCATGCTGGGTACCTCGTCGGCTTCCTCGACCGTATCGGCACGCCAGTATCAGAAGAGTCCACCGCCGGCCGGTGGACTAATTCGCAATGCTTCTATCGATTCAAACTCCCGCATTAGTGGGGCACTCAGTGAGAAGGGTTCGGGTTCCGGTGGATCTGGTTCGTTGACGGGCAAAAGTCCACCCAAGCTGGCAATGGGTAGCCGCTATGGGGAGCTGAATGGTAGTGGATTACCGTCTCCCAAGGGGCTTCAACAGGATGGAAGCCACGGAGGAAAGTATGGTATACGGGACTTTAAGTTCCGTTCTTTCGATGCTCGCTCGAAGGAACGGTCAGATTATTACAACTTTAAGAACGAATACCTCTCGGAGCTGACGCGGAAGCAACAGAATCAGGTGCTGCAGCGACAGCTGGGCATCGCGACggacagcaagcagcagcagcaacagcagacgatCAATCAACTCTATCAGATCTACAGCACCCCGATGCAGGGCCGGAAGTTTGAAGACATTGGCGGCATCGTACCCACGACGCCTTCTTCGGCTGTGCGCCAGCGATCGCTTTCCTTTACTGAGAACTACGAACTGAAGCCCGATGTTGGGCTAAgggtagagcagcagcagcaacaacagcaacaacagcagcagaagcaacagcaatcgcATCTAATGTCAGCGGCTGGCTCCACTAGGAATGTTATAACGTACAAGCCGAAAAGCATTCGCGCCCGTAATCTACGTCGGCTCAGCTACAATCCGATCAACATGGTGGACAGCTCGTCCTCCAGCAGCGAGAGTGAGCTAGACCGTCAGCTCGCCCACTCGGAGTGTGACATTCGATCGCGGCtacacaacagcaccaacaccacgcgACGCCGGCGACAGTACATGAACCGTaaatcaaacagcaacagtgcGAGCAGCCAGGACAAGCTGTATGGATCGAATGCGAGCATCAAGAGTGCCCCCCAGTATAACTACCATAGCGATCGACGGCAATACTTTAATCACTATCCGGCAGGTCCCTTCCATTACACCGATGACTATGCCGCCATTGgggacaatgatgatgatccggagAGCATATACGATTTCGGGTTACGCCAGCTGGCGCCATCGCTGGGAAAGAAGAGTTCTAGCACGAGCACCGGGGTAGAGGCAACAGGAGTAGGAGCCGCAATACCACCGGTTCCCTCTTCAGCACCGGCCCAGTTGACATCGGGTGTCGGTACACCGCATGCGGTCTCCAAGTATGGGGCTGCCTCTTCCAAGGAGTCGGTAGCGTTTTCGAACAAGATGCTAGAGCGGGACTATCTCTACTCGGAGTTCGATGTGTCGAAGCTGACCGGCAAAAGCCCAACCACCCAAAGCTACTTTCCAGCATCGTCAAATGTCGCGCCACAGCCGACATCGCAATCGACAATCGTGggaaccggcaccaccacgcaaCCGGCCGGCAAGACTGCTGCGGCCGTGCAGATGAAGAAACCGCAACCACAGCCAGCCTTCCAGTGGCCGGAGAAGATACACGGTGCGTTGGTGAAGCATAACGATATGCTTTGGAGACAGCAGAGTGCTgcccgggagcagcagccttcagtagcagcaccgcaaTCGACCGTCGGGTACGGTGGAGCGACAGCAAACGAGCGCCACTTTTCCAGTGATACTTCCTCTACGGAaacggattcgatcgattttcgccGTACCGATTGCCTTCCGCTAATGCCACCCAGCCCGGCACC CACAATCACCGAGGAGGCCCGAATAGCGTACAAAAGCTTGGTAGAGAATCCCGGTTCGACTACATCCGGGATCGTCCACatcgcaagcagcagcggtcCAAGCAGTGCCAGCGCCGGAGTCGGTGGATTCAGCTCATCCACGCTGCCACGGGCCAAGCTCACCAACTCGCTGTCCTTCGCGTCGGCCAGTTTCCGGTTTAAGGACATCGATTGCTGTTCGCCACCCACCGAGCAGGCACCGAAATCGCCCGAAATTGATCTGCTCGATGTGACCACCGATCCCGACTTCGAAGGCACGACCACCAATCCACTGCGTATGCTGAGAAGCAAACAATTCCCCATCATGACGCGCTCGATGACCACCAAGGGTAAGCTGGCGATGGGACAAAccgaacaccagcagcaccactcgaTGGCGGAGGAACAGCAGGGCGGCAAAGCGGACAGTCCGAGCTATCTCACCAGCCCGGAGTACACCTACAATAATGCGCTCGTTGTGCCGGTCGGATCGGAGCAGCAGAACGTCGGAAAGCCATCTCCAATTGCCATGTTTGTGACGCCCGGTGAATCGACGTCGGCCACCGAAGCGGGAGGAAATCACAATCCAATACCATTGCCACCGCGTGACCGTAACAAGACGATCCCGGTTAACCAAAAGCGCCACGTCCGGAAGTATCCGCTCATCATCCCGGCGACAGGCGTGCAGCGGACCCTGAACCGGGTTACACAGACGACACCGGTCGATGAAAAGCCATCGGATGACAGTCACGGAAGGAGCCCTTTTTTACCATCCTCTTCTACCGGGCCATCCGAAACCAATCTCATCGGTGGCGAAGCCATCATCGCCGaacggcaccaacagcagcagcagcagcagcgagcacaggatgacgatgacgaccaagCGACGACCAGTAATCTCGATGTTGCGTTGCACAAATCCTTGGAATCGATGAAGCTGACCGAGCTAAACAAGGACGCTGGTTCGGAAGCATTGACGACGAGCTCTACGGGACCGGGCACGACAGACATCGTTCCAAAGCAGCACGGGGCCTCGTTTGCGAGGGAATTTTTAGAAAACAATTTCCCCAACGTGACCGAGCTGGACGTCGAGTTCAAAAGCCGAGCATATCAGGCGGCCACGACCCGGGGCACCACATCTCCTGtaggaccaccaccgacgccagcgacgacgacgacgacactgccGGCTACGATTCCGGCAGAAAGTGCAATACTCACAAGGCGCCGCACAGCGAGCGATGCCAGCGGATCGCATCCGCGAAGACAGCCACCTCCTccgccgcctccaccaccactcaccaGTCCACCGATACTGCTGGCCCCACGTGATCCGACGTACGAAAATCTAGACATCTTCCAGACGCACAGCAGGCACTGCGTCGATACGGCTTCGCTGCACTGTGAGTCGATTCTGGAGAATGACGCCGAAGCGTTCCAACCGGCGGTTCCCATGGCCTCCATTGACACGGTCGATGGATTTGAGGTAGCTTCGCTACTCTTCGACAGTATTCAACCGCATcagccatcgcagcaaccgcaacaacagcagccttCGAACTCACTCGATCGCAGTAAGCCGCCGGCTGGTGGTGTTACCCCAGTGACAGAGACCGTAGAGCCGACGGTGGCAGTAAAACCACATCACACTGCCGATGGTGAGCTGATCAAGTCGATCAACTTTGTCAGCTGCGAAGATTTGCTGGAGTTTGCGGAAAAACCCAAAGGACGTGCCCGAGGGCTGGAGTCGGACGAAGTGCGCATCATGTCGAAGGTGTTGGGTAAAAAG CCCTCGCCCGAACAGTGTCTGCTGACGTTGGAGTTCATCGATTGGGACATACACAAAGCGATCAAACTGTGCAAACTGCAAGCCATACTCGAATCATACAATTTGTCGCTGCCGGAGTGCCGCGAGGCATTGCAAACATATGACTGGGATCTGCACACGACGGCACTGAAGCTGAAGGGTGGAGGCAAGTAG
- the LOC126579172 gene encoding zinc transporter ZIP11, with protein MIQGYGSVTQALLGTLLTWGLTALGSGLVVLLRGNQRKSLDISLGFAAGVMIAASFWSLLAPAIELAESSHLYGTKGEFAFIPVAIGFLLGAIFVYGTDKVISYLGINSPTMMIALTHANKDKADIAMDDQVSAEHGKTSYAGVAQNAQDHSLAIGMDSFADCLNAQHTSVSRKRRKGSSTSGTAKEHSVYTNSNSQSQLDAQLSQWKRIMLLVVAITVHNIPEGLAVGVSFGAIGTTESATFEAARNLAIGIGIQNFPEGLAVSLPLHAAGFSLGKSFWYGQLSGMVEPIFGVLGAVAVSVATIILPYALSFAAGAMIYIVADDILPEAHASDNGQIATWGTIAGFVVMMCLDVGLG; from the exons ATGATTCAAGGTTACGGATCGGTAACGCAGGCCCTGCTGGGCACGCTGCTAACCTGGGGCTTGACGGCGCTCGGTTCCGGGCTAGTGGTACTGCTGCGTGGTAACCAACGGAAATCGTTGGATATTTCGCTCGGTTTCGCGGCCGGTGTGATGATTGCAGCCTCCTTCTGGTCCCTGCTAGCGCCCGCTATTGAGCTGGCCGAAAGTTCCCACCTGTACGGGACGAAGGGCGAGTTCGCTTTCATCCCAGTAGCCATCGGGTTTCTGTTGGGTGCAATCTTTGTGTACGGCACCGATAAAGTGATCTCGTACCTCGGTATCAACAgcccgacgatgatgatag CATTGACTCACGCCAACAAAGACAAGGCGGACATTGCGATGGACGATCAGGTATCGGCGGAACACGGTAAAACGTCGTACGCCGGGGTAGCACAGAACGCACAGGATCACTCGTTGGCCATCGGTATGGATAGTTTTGCGGATTGTCTGAACGCACAGCACACGAGCGTCTCGCGGAAGCGCAGAAAGGGAAGCTCCACGTCGGGTACGGCCAAGGAGCATTCGGTttacaccaacagcaacagccagagCCAGCTGGACGCTCAGCTGTCGCAGTGGAAACGGATaatgctactggtggtggctaTCACGGTGCACAACATTCCGGAAGGGTTGGCTGTTGGTGTGAGCTTCGGTGCGATCGGTACAACCGAATCGGCCACCTTTGAGGCAGCCAG gAATCTTGCTATCGGTATTGGAATACAAAACTTCCCCGAGGGACTGGCCGTTAGCTTACCACTGCATGCGGCCGGTTTCAGCCTTGGTAAGAGCTTTTGGTATGGCCAGCTATCGGGAATGGTTGAACCCATattcggtgtgctcggtgcaGTAGCCGTCAGCGTAGCCACAATCATCCTTCCCTACGCCCTATCGTTCGCCGCCGGTGCTATGATTTACATTGTGGCGGATGACATTCTACCGGAGGCACATGCCAG TGATAACGGACAAATCGCCACCTGGGGTACGATTGCCGGATTCGTCGTCATGATGTGCCTGGACGTTGGCCTTGGATAA
- the LOC126574957 gene encoding ubiquinol-cytochrome-c reductase complex assembly factor 1 yields the protein MLRSTARFAATLQQDVRALGAVTAAANTRCGSHSYQRPPNWTLAKGQAQHQRFLSTGRSSLAVSTNVDEVEQKDGFLKRFITKMGWIDNSAVRLRVSSCLLYESVADCINYDEFFTQFDMPDTFNTWFLITELHVWMLLVRSMAEGSEKGAAGRYLRNSIVETMWNDVTTRAKQLTMDNPSVVRPQIQQLSEQFQAALISYDEGISFDDKALAAALWRRFLSGRCEDYQKLEMLVEYVRKQTTMLDQLSRYDFAIKPKVKWGPLVDRGP from the exons ATGCTACGATCCACCGCCCGATTTGCTGCCACG TTGCAGCAAGATGTACGAGCTCTGGGCGCCGTTACCGCAGCGGCCAACACGAGATGTGGCTCACACAGTTACCAGCGCCCTCCGAACTGGACTCTTGCCAAGGGGCAGGCACAGCACCAGCGCTTTCTCTCCACCGGCCGATCTTCGCTGGCCGTATCGACGAACGTGGATGAGGTGGAGCAGAAGGATGGATTCCTGAAGCGATTCATCACGAAAATGGGCTGGATCGATAATTCGGCGGTGCGTCTGCGAGTGTCCAGCTGCCTGCTGTACGAGTCCGTCGCAGATTGTATCAACTACGACGAGTTCTTTACCCAGTTCGACATGCCCGACACCTTCAACACGTGGTTCCTGATCACCGAGCTGCACgtgtggatgctgctggtgcgctcgaTGGCCGAGGGATCCGAGAAGGGTGCCGCCGGTCGGTACCTGCGTAACAGCATCGTCGAGACGATGTGGAACGACGTGACGACGCGTGCCAAGCAGCTTACCATGGACAACCCGTCCGTCGTGCGGCCACAGATTCAGCAGCTCTCGGAACAGTTCCAGGCTGCGCTGATCTCGTACGATGAAGGGATTTCTTTCGACGATAAAGCACTGGCGGCCGCCCTGTGGAGGCGCTTTTTAAGCGGACGCTGCGAGGACTATCAAAAGCTAGAGATGCTGGTGGAGTATGTTCGGAAGCAG ACCACCATGTTGGATCAGCTTAGTCGATATGATTTCGCCATCAAGCCGAAAGTGAAATGGGGACCGCTGGTGGACCGTGGACCGTAA